GTGCCCCCTTTTGTTTTGGGGGCTCCATCCTGTTTACATGATCACTCACTCGGTTGCATATCCTTCTTTTTTAGTAGATATCTTTGAATTTTACCACTCGGTGTTTTTGGTAGATAGTCCGTAAACTCAATTTCTCTAGGATACTGGTGTTTAGATAATTTCGATTTTACATACTTACTCAACTCCTGTGCTAGTTCGTCTGAAGCTTGATATTCTGAGTTCAGAATGACATAAGCCTTAACAATTTCCCCTTTAGCAGGATCTGGTTTTCCAATAACCGCTGCTTCTTTCACAGCCACGTGTTCTAATAAACTACTTTCTACCTCGAACGGACCAATTCGATAGCCTGCGCTAGAAATGATGTCATCTGTACGTCCTTGAAACCAAAAATAGCCATCTTTATCTTTGTTAGCAAGGTCACCAGTCATAAACCACTTTCCTAATTTTTTGGCCTCTGTTTTCTTCGGATCCTGCCAGTACCCTAGGAAAAAGTGTGGAAAAGCAGTTGTATCAACAACAATTTGTCCTACTTCTCCATCCTCAACTTCATGACCGTTTTCATCAACGAGTGCAATTGTGAAGCCTGGTGTAGGTAAGCCCATCGATCCCGGTTTAACCTCCATGTCTGTGATATTAAAGTTATTCACAATCATACCTGTTTCAGTGGCACCATAATGGTCATAAATCTCTCTTCCAAAATTCTCTTTAAAAAATCGAACCACTTCAGCATTTAATGGTTCCCCTGCACTACTAAAGCGTTTAACATCAAATGTATACTGTTTTATAAGTTCTTCACCTTGTGAAAGCATCATTCGATAAGCAGTAGGTGCGTAGGCAAAGTTTGTAATCTTATAATCTTGTAACAATTGATAGACTTTTTTAACATCAAACCCACCTTTGTACGCAAGGATAGAAATCCCAAAACTTAATGGCGCTAGTGTACAATTGATTAATCCAAATGCCCAGCCAAGATCGGCACCGCCATATAACCGGTCTTCTTCTGGCTCTATCCCTATCGCATACCGCAAATATGGATATGAACTAATCAGGATTTTATGTGCCCATACCGCTCCTTTTGGCATACCCGTAGACCCAGATGTATACTGAATGACGCTAGGATCCATCACATCTGTCGGTTCTGTATCATGTTCTGGCGAAAATGACTGAACAAATTCCCAAAACGTTTGACCTTCACTAGTTAGACCGTCAGATAAAAGCAGCTGCGCTTCAACTTCCTGTCCTTTAATTTTGTCTGCTTGCTCCTTGTTTGTCACCAATAGTTTACATCCAGAGTCCTTCAGGCGATAAGTAATGGCTTCGGGACCAAACGCCGTAAATAATGGTACATAAACTGCACCGATTTTCCATGTAGCAATGACGGTTACAATAAGCTCCATCTCTTTGCCAAGTAGGCCCGCGACACGATCTCCTTTTTGAATGCCTAAACGTTTTAAAGCATTCGCCATTCGATTTGTTTGTTCTTTTAACAATTTGTACGTCCATGTTTGTTTATTCCCTTCTGCATCCTCCCAAAAAATAGCAATACGATTCGGATCATTTGCCCACCGATCACAACACTCGTGTCCCATGTTAAATTTTTCTTTTTGGTTCCAGTCAAATGTTTCAATAACTTTTTCCCACGAAAAATCTCTTGCTAATGTCTTATAATTCACTTACATGCACCTCACAAATAAATGATTGTTAATTAACGTCATAAGATCAATCAACCTTACTAGCAATAGTCACTAAATTAAATTCTGATTATTCGGGATTCTATAGAGGTCACTTAACTCCTTTAACAAACTTACTAAAGCAATCCACTTTATTAAAGGGCAATCCTTCAACCCTTACGGATTTTAAGCAAATATAGGGACGACTAATCAAGAAGGTTAGGTAAAAACAATGAAAGCTGTGGAAATAACGTAATGATCAACAACACGATCAAGAGTGCGATAAAAATTGGAATTAAATACTTAAACGTTTTTTCAAACGGAATACCAGCCATCCTGGAAGCGATAAACACATTTACACCCATTGGTGGTGTCAATAGACCTAATGTAAGGTTAATACAAACAATCACCCCAAAGTGGATCGGATCAACACCCAAGCTCGTGACAATTGGGAGCAATAATGGAACAAAAATCATGAGCGCAGCAATGGTCTCCATCACCATTCCAACAAGTAACAAGAACAAGTTGATAATAAGTAAAATAATAATCGGATTTGTCGATAGTCCACTTATGAGCCCTGCTAAATATTGTGGCACTTGTTCTAATGATAAGATGCGCCCGAAAAATGCTGCTGCTCCAATTAAAATGAGTACGCCACCACACACTGCAGATGTTTTCATAAAAATAGGGGGTACGTCTTTGAAAGCAATTTCTTTATGGATGAATAAACTCACTAGTAAACTATAGAACACAGCAATGACTGCAGCTTCAGTTGGAGTAAATATGCCTCCATAAATTCCACCTAGTACGATGATTGGAGCAAGTAATGCAAATTTAGCATCGT
This genomic window from Desertibacillus haloalkaliphilus contains:
- a CDS encoding acyl-CoA synthetase — translated: MNYKTLARDFSWEKVIETFDWNQKEKFNMGHECCDRWANDPNRIAIFWEDAEGNKQTWTYKLLKEQTNRMANALKRLGIQKGDRVAGLLGKEMELIVTVIATWKIGAVYVPLFTAFGPEAITYRLKDSGCKLLVTNKEQADKIKGQEVEAQLLLSDGLTSEGQTFWEFVQSFSPEHDTEPTDVMDPSVIQYTSGSTGMPKGAVWAHKILISSYPYLRYAIGIEPEEDRLYGGADLGWAFGLINCTLAPLSFGISILAYKGGFDVKKVYQLLQDYKITNFAYAPTAYRMMLSQGEELIKQYTFDVKRFSSAGEPLNAEVVRFFKENFGREIYDHYGATETGMIVNNFNITDMEVKPGSMGLPTPGFTIALVDENGHEVEDGEVGQIVVDTTAFPHFFLGYWQDPKKTEAKKLGKWFMTGDLANKDKDGYFWFQGRTDDIISSAGYRIGPFEVESSLLEHVAVKEAAVIGKPDPAKGEIVKAYVILNSEYQASDELAQELSKYVKSKLSKHQYPREIEFTDYLPKTPSGKIQRYLLKKKDMQPSE